One Coregonus clupeaformis isolate EN_2021a chromosome 21, ASM2061545v1, whole genome shotgun sequence DNA window includes the following coding sequences:
- the ptk2ba gene encoding protein-tyrosine kinase 2-beta isoform X1, whose protein sequence is MSGDSSTLSWRGVAPSRQSESSDTSQTTVAGDSGPTKIIKVCFTSNSANLGKNFKLVRCHDGMTVRDIISAVLSSGCVGPDIQHSLCYGLLLKHLKSAEVHWLHPDLTVSELQLRYEQQHLEAEWRYDLRIRYIPADFIEKFKEDRTTLLYFYQQVRSDYMQHCASKVSDGMALQLGCLEIRRFYKDMNPNGLEKKSNYELLEKDVGLDLFFPRELTDNMKSKALRKMIQQTFQRYSCLKEEQCVVKFFTTLADCYDYIQESYTCQFVQGWSLAVDLVIGPEGIRQRADKNSVPVCLASFSQVRSIRCSQQNDGHALLTVDIQGAKQPLSVTTACLATAENMADLIDGYCRLETSSETSLIVRANKERDSSIALPAIPIGGRKDVPRKSVNNRQGVGSDIYAEIPEEKPDSGSRYSLSRDDIVLGRILGEGFFGEVHDGVYKSPTGERVRVAVKTCKDCSADVKEKFMSEAVLMKTLDHPHIVRLIGVIEVDPVWIVMELYEHGELGTYLVEQQRSLTSVTLVLYSLQICKALAYLEGLNMVHRDIAVRNVLVASADCVKLGDFGLSRYVEEEDYYKASVSRLPIKWMAPESINFRRFTTASDVWMFGVCVWEVMSLGQQPFFWLENGEVINQLEGGVRLPKPPSCPPTLYTLLSHTWSYEPHTRPSFTQLVCKLSDIYRMEKEQEGERKRHRARAMTPYDSTTTEPPPKPSRKPSFQSNTLRPGMRIQLPGSLCASSPVLASPPRACDVSTAYPLSPRRCSVGEPCGVEDARCLWQSERVEDTLRRQRQDMLTDSRWLEQEEKHLDPGQVQQEFKTATHEEEPADQSTPAPEKPPKASAPQPAATAELDRSDDQVYVGVMAMVREVVQLKNDVNTLPPSEYPNAVKAVGLTLRSLIRSVDDVLPLLHSSARTEIEGTERLLNKDLGELIAKMRLVQQNSVTSLKGECQRQMLGAAHNLALDSKNLLDAVDQARIKANLAKL, encoded by the exons ATGTCAGGTGACAGCAGCACGTTGTCTTGGAGGGGTGTGGCGCCCTCTCGCCAATCGGAGTCCTCGGACACATCCCAGACGACGGTTGCTGGGGACAGCGGTCCGACAAAGATCATCAAAGTGTGTTTCACCAGCAACAGCGCTAACCTGGGGAAAAACTTTAAACTAGTCCGTTGTCATGACGGCATGACTGTACGG GATATAATATCAGCTGTGTTGTCCAGTGGGTGTGTGGGTCCAGACATACAACACTCCCTCTGCTACGGCCTGCTGCTGAAACACCTGAAGTCAGCTGAGGTCCACTGGCTGCACCCCGACCTCACTGTGTCGGAGCTGCAGCTACGCTACGAACAACAGCATCTGGAGGCAGAGTGGAG ATATGACCTGCGTATTAGGTACATCCCTGCCGACTTCATAGAGAAGTTTAAAGAGGACAGAACCACACTGCTCTACTTCTACCAACAG GTGAGAAGTGACTACATGCAGCACTGTGCCAGTAAAGTGAGTGATGGGATGGCCCTGCAGTTAGGTTGTCTGGAGATCAG GAGGTTCTATAAAGACATGAACCCCAATGGACTGGAGAAAAAGTCCAACTATGAACTGTTAGA gaagGATGTAGGGTTGGATCTGTTCTTCCCCAGGGAGCTGACTGACAACATGAAG TCGAAGGCTCTGCGTAAGATGATCCAGCAGACGTTCCAGAGGTACTCATGTCTAAAGGAGGAGCAGTGTGTTGTCAAGTTCTTTACCACGCTAGCAGACTGCTATGACTACATACAGGAGAGTTACACCTGTCAGTTTgtg caAGGCTGGAGTCTAGCGGTGGACCTGGTCATTGGCCCTGAGGGGATCCGCCAGCGTGCAGATAAAAACTCTGTG cctgtcTGCCTGGCCAGTTTCTCTCAGGTCCGCAGTATCAGATGCTCTCAGCAGAACGATGGCCACGCGCTGCTAACAGTTGACATACAGGGAGCCAAGCAG CCTCTGTCAGTGACCACAGCCTGTCTGGCTACAGCAGAAAACATGGCTGACCTAATAGACGGCTACTGTCGACTGGAAACCTCCTCCGAGACCTCCCTCATCGTCAGAGCTAACAAAG AGAGAGACTCCAGTATCGCCCTGCCTGCCATCCCTATAGG AGGGAGGAAAGATGTCCCCAGGAAGAGTGTAAACAACAGACAAGGTGTAG GTTCAGACATCTACGCTGAGATCCCTGAGGAAAAGCCAGACTCTG gaaGCAGGTACAGCCTCTCCAGAGATGATATTGTCCTGGGGCGTATCCTGGGGGAGGGCTTCTTCGGAGAGGTGCATGATGGGGTCTACAAAAGCCCG ACAGGGGAGCGTGTACGTGTAGCAGTGAAGACTTGTAAAGACTGTTCTGCTGACGTAAAGGAGAAGTTTATGAGTGAAGCTG tgttgaTGAAGACTCTAGATCATCCTCACATTGTACGTCTGATCGGGGTCATTGAGGTGGACCCTGTGTGGATCGTCATGGAGCTGTACGAGCACGGAGAG ttggggACCTACCTTGTGGAGCAGCAGAGGTCTCTGACCAGTGTGACTCTGGTCCTATATAGTCTACAGATCTGTAAAGCCCTGGCTTACCTGGAGGGGCTCAACATGGTACACAG AGACATAGCTGTGAGGAACGTGTTGGTGGCGTCTGCAGACTGTGTCAAACTGGGAGACTTTGGGCTGTCACGATACGTAGAAGAAGAAGACTACTATAAAG CGTCTGTTAGCAGATTACCTATCAAATGGATGGCCCCAGAATCCATCAACTTCAGACGCTTCACAACAGCTAGTGATGTCTGGATGTTCG gtgtgtgtgtgtgggaggtgaTGTCTCTCGGCCAACAGCCGTTCTTCTGGTTGGAGAATGGGGAGGTGATCAACCAACTAGAGGGTGGTGTCCGTCTGCCCAAACCCCCCTCCTGTCCACCTACCCTCTACACACTCCTCTCACACACCTGGAGTTACGAACCACACACACGACCCTCCTTCACACAGCTGGTCTGCAAGCtcag tgatatTTATAGGATGGAGAaggagcaggagggagagaggaagagacacagAGCTCGAGCCATGACGCCATACGACTCCACGACCACTGAGCCCCCACCCAAG ccGTCGAGGAAACCTAGTTTCCAGAGCAACACGCTAAGGCCTGGCATGAGGATACAG ctgCCTGGGTCTCTGTGTGCCAGCTCTCCTGTCCTTGCTAGCCCCCCCAGGGCCTGTGACGTCAGCACAGCCTATCCCCTGTCTCCACGACGATGCAGCGTTGGG gagccaTGCGGGGTGGAGGATGCGAGGTGTTTGTGGCAGAGCGAGAGGGTGGAGGATACTCTCCGTAGACAAAGACAGGACATGCTGACAGACAGCCGGTGGCTGGAGCAGGAGGAGAAACACCTG GATCCTGGGCAGGTTCAACAGGAGTTCAAAACAGCTACG CATGAGGAGGAGCCAGCAGACCAGTCCACACCTGCACCAGAGAAACCACCAAAGGCCTCAGCTCCACAG cCTGCAGCCACAGCAGAGCTGGACAGGTCAGATGACCAGGTGTATGTGGGTGTCATGGCGATGGTAAGAGAGGTGGTGCAACTGAAGAATGATGTCAACACACTGCCCCCCTCAGAATACCCCAATGCTGTCAAG